GAGATGTTCCTCACCGGATACGCCATCGGCCCCGACGTGTCCCGGCTGGCCGAGACCGCGGACGGTCCGGCTTCCGAGACCGTGGCCCGTATCGCGGCCGAGCACGGCATCGCGGTCCTGTACGGCTACCCGGAGCGGTCCGGGGACGGCGCGAGCCTCTACAACTCCGCGCGGCTCGTCGGCCCCGACGGCGCCGTCCTCGCCGACTACCGCAAGACCCATCTCTTCGGCGGCTTCGAGCAGGAGTGGTTCACACCGGGCGACACCCCGGTCGTACAGGCCGAACTCGGCGGTCTGCGGGTGGGGATCATGATCTGCTACGACGTCGAGTTCCCGGAGAACGTACGCGCCCACGCACTCGCCGGGACGGATCTGCTGCTGGTGCCCACCGCCCAGATGCACCCCTTCCAGTTCGTCGCCGAAGCGCTCGTCCCGGTGCGCGCCTTCGAGAACCAGATGTATGTGGCGTACGTGAACCGGACGGGCCCCGAGGGGGAAGGCGGGTCCGCGTTCGAGTTCGTCGGGCTGAGCTGTCTGGCCGGTCCCGACGGCACCACCCGCGCCCGCGCGGGACGCGGCGAGGAACTGCTCCTCGGCGACGTCGACCCCGAACTGCTGCGGGCATCCCGCGCCGCCAACCCGTATCTGCGCGACCGGCGGCCCGGCCTGTACGGCTCGCTGAACTGACCGCGCCCGGCCCCGCCCCGTAACACCCGCCCCGCCCCGTAACCCCGCCCCGCCCCGTAACCCCGCCCCGCCCCGTAACCCCGCCGCTCCCGCTCCCGCCGCTCCCGCCTGTCCCCGCAAGGAGTCCGTACCCCATGACGTCCACGGTGCCCACCTCCGTCCCGCACACCGAGGACCGGCCGCCGGCCGGTCTGCCGCCGATCACCATGTTCGGTCCGGACTTCCCGTACGCGTACGACGACTTCCTCGCCCACCCCGCCGGCGTCGGCCAGATTCCGGCGACCGAGCACGGCGCCGAGGTCGCGGTCATCGGCGGCGGTCTGTCCGGCATCGTCGCCGCGTACGAACTGATGAAGATGGGCCTGCGGCCGGTCGTGTACGAGGCCGACCGGATCGGCGGCCGGCTGCGCACGGTGGGCTTCGACGGCTGCGACCCCGAACTGACCGCGGAGATGGGCGCGATGCGCTTCCCGCCGTCGTCCACCGCGCTCCAGCACTACATCGACCTGGTGGGCCTGGTCACCGAGCCGTTCCCCAACCCCCTCGCCCCCGGCACCCCTTCGACCGTCGTGGACCTCAAGGGCGAGTCGCACTACGCGCGGACGATCGACGACCTGCCGCAGGTCTACCGCGATGTGATGGCCGCCTGGAACGCCTGTCTGGAGGAGGGCGCCGACTTCTCCGACATGAACCTCGCCATGCGCGACCGCGACGTACCGCGCATCCGGGAGATCTGGGCGCGGCTGGTGGAGAAGCTCGACAACCAGACCTTCTACGGCTTCCTCTGCGACTCCGACGCCTTCAAGTCCTTCCGGCACCGGGAGATCTTCGGCCAGGTCGGCTTCGGAACGGGCGGCTGGGACACCGACTTCCCCAACTCCATCCTGGAGATCCTGCGCGTCGTCTACTCCGAGGCCGACGACCACCACCGCGGCATCGTCGGCGGCAGCAGCCAACTGCCGCTGCGGCTCTGGGAGCGCGAACCGGCCAAGATCACGCACTGGCCCCTCGGCACCTCGCTCTCCTCCCTGCACGGCGGCGCGCCGCGCGGCGCCGTGACCCGGCTGCACCGCACGGCGGGCGACCGGATCACCGTCACCGACGCCTCCGGGGACATCCGCACCTACCGGGCCGCCGTGTTCACCGCGCAGTCCTGGCTGCTGCTCTCGAAGATCGACTGCTCGGACTCGCTCTTCCCGATCGACCACTGGACGGCGATGGAGCGCACCCACTACATGGAGTCGTCCAAGCTGTTCGTGCCGGTGGACCGGCCGTTCTGGCTGGACGAGGCCGTGGACGACAGGGGCGAGCCGACCGGCCGCGACACGATGTCGATGACCCTCACCGACCGGATGACGCGCGGTACGTACCTCCTGGACAACGGGCCCGACAAGCCGGCCGTCATCTGCCTCTCCTACACCTGGTGCGACGACAGCCTGAAGTGGCTGCCGCTCTCGGCGAACGAGCGGATGGAGGTCATGCTGAAGTCGCTCGGCGAGATCTATCCGAAGGTGGACATCCGCAAGCACGTCATCGGCAGCCCGGTGACGGTGTCATGGGAGAACGAGCCTTATTTCATGGGCGCGTTCAAGGCGAACCTGCCGGGCCACTACCGCTACCAGCGCCGTCTGTTCACCCACTTCATGCAGGACCGGCTGCCCGCGGACAAGCGCGGGATCTTCCTCGCGGGGGACGACATCTCGTGGACGGCGGGGTGGGCGGAAGGCGCCGTACAGACCGCGCTCAACGCCGTGTGGGGTGTGATGACGCACTTCGGCGGCGCCACGGACGCGACGAATCCCGGACCGGGCGACGTGTACGACGAGATCGCCCCGGTCGAACTGCCGGAGGACTGAGGGGGCGGGGGCGCTCAGGTGGTCGGGGGTACGGGGGTACGGGGGAGTTGGGCGGTACGCCGCGGTTCAGCCGTACGGCGTGAGCAGACATCGCCCCACCAGTCCCACCCCCGCGTCCATCCGCTCCCTGAACTCCTCGGCCAGCGGCGGCACTTCCCG
This window of the Streptomyces niveus genome carries:
- a CDS encoding carbon-nitrogen hydrolase family protein; amino-acid sequence: MPSSRIALLQSSGRPGDAVKNLEIIAGAAREAADGGAALLVCPEMFLTGYAIGPDVSRLAETADGPASETVARIAAEHGIAVLYGYPERSGDGASLYNSARLVGPDGAVLADYRKTHLFGGFEQEWFTPGDTPVVQAELGGLRVGIMICYDVEFPENVRAHALAGTDLLLVPTAQMHPFQFVAEALVPVRAFENQMYVAYVNRTGPEGEGGSAFEFVGLSCLAGPDGTTRARAGRGEELLLGDVDPELLRASRAANPYLRDRRPGLYGSLN
- a CDS encoding flavin monoamine oxidase family protein is translated as MTSTVPTSVPHTEDRPPAGLPPITMFGPDFPYAYDDFLAHPAGVGQIPATEHGAEVAVIGGGLSGIVAAYELMKMGLRPVVYEADRIGGRLRTVGFDGCDPELTAEMGAMRFPPSSTALQHYIDLVGLVTEPFPNPLAPGTPSTVVDLKGESHYARTIDDLPQVYRDVMAAWNACLEEGADFSDMNLAMRDRDVPRIREIWARLVEKLDNQTFYGFLCDSDAFKSFRHREIFGQVGFGTGGWDTDFPNSILEILRVVYSEADDHHRGIVGGSSQLPLRLWEREPAKITHWPLGTSLSSLHGGAPRGAVTRLHRTAGDRITVTDASGDIRTYRAAVFTAQSWLLLSKIDCSDSLFPIDHWTAMERTHYMESSKLFVPVDRPFWLDEAVDDRGEPTGRDTMSMTLTDRMTRGTYLLDNGPDKPAVICLSYTWCDDSLKWLPLSANERMEVMLKSLGEIYPKVDIRKHVIGSPVTVSWENEPYFMGAFKANLPGHYRYQRRLFTHFMQDRLPADKRGIFLAGDDISWTAGWAEGAVQTALNAVWGVMTHFGGATDATNPGPGDVYDEIAPVELPED